The DNA segment CGTTTCGACCACGCGGCCGATCAGCTCGACTCCACTCAGAGCGGGCATTTCGTGGTCGGTGACCAGAGCATCGAACTTTTCGCTGGACTGAATCATGTCCCAGGCCAGTTGCCCATCTGCGACCGCGGTCACATCCATTCCGGCGCGGTCCAAGGTGAATTGCAGCAAATGTCGCAGGACGGGGTCGTCTTCCGCGATCAAAACCCGTTTTTTTTGTGCAGCATTCATGTTTTTTTGCGTTCATTCATGGGGGTGTGCCGGCCTTGCTTGTCTTGACGTTAAGTTCCGGCGATTTCTATACTTCGGGCTCACGGATTCGAATCCCTTCACCCCTGCGAACGTATGAACAGCGAGCGACGTCACCAGCTGAACGAGAATGAACTTGCCGGAGTCCTCGACAAGTTGAATCACTCGATTGAGCCTTACTCCAAGACAATCGCCTTGGGTGTCGCAGCGTTCTTCGTTGCTGTCTTGGGTTATGGAGTCTATTCCAGTACTCGATCGGACAATCGAAGCGACGCCACGTTGCAGTTGATCGATGCGTCCATCACCGGCGACACAGAGAGTCTAGCGACCATCGCCGCCCAATACCCGAAGACCTCCGCTGCGGCTTGGGCACGTCTTTACCAAGGCGGCCAGCAAATGGGACTCGGGTTCTCATCGTTGTACACCAGCCGAGATGAAGCGGAAACATTGCTCGACGATGCCGTCGACGCTTACAAGCAAGCGATGGAGCTGAGCAACGATGCCATGATCCAATCACGTGCCCATTACGGTCTCGCGCAAATTGCGGAAGCGCGAGGCAACGTGGAAGAGGCAGTGCAGGAATACGAAGCCGCGATGGCGGTGGGCGAATCCGCCGCGATGATCGAAGAAGCCAAGACTCGCGTCGCCTCACTCTCGTCACCTCAAGCGAAGGAATTCTTGGCTTGGTTCCAAGAACAAGACTTCTCGCCAGCGGAACCGAGCATGCCACCGTCGTTGCCAGGAGCCGGTGAACTCCCCGACCTGCCAGACTTGGATTTGCCACCCTTGGATTTCCCAATGGACGATGCGACCGAAGCGGATGCAGAAGTGACGGAGGAAGCTGAGGCAACTGAAGAGCCAGCGATGACCGAAGAAGTTGCTGAAACGGAAGCTGCCGCCGAGGAAGAGGCCGCGGAAGAGGCTGCCTCGGAAGAAGCCGCTGAGCCAGCCGAAGAAATGAAGGAAGAGGCTGCGGCCGAAGAAGCGTCCACTGAGGAAGCTGCCAAAGAAGAAGTTCCGGCAGAAGAAACGGTGGAAGCAGAAACGCCAGCTGAGGAAGCTGCCGCTGAGAAAGCTCCCGCCGCAGAAGAAGCACCCGCTGCCGATGAACCCGCCGTATCCGACGAGTGATGCGCGAATTCGTCGTTCCTGAATCCGCTCATGGGTTTCGAATCGATTTGTTCTTGACCCAGTCCTGCGATGGCTACAGCCGATCGCAAATTCGGGACGCGGTTCAGAACGATGGTGCGGAAGTCGATGGGCGGGTCATTCGTCCCAGCTACAAAATCAAAGCTGGGCAGACGATCCGGTTTCGCGTGCCTCCGCCGGCATCCGACGACACGGTGCCGGAGAACATCCCGCTGGATATTCTCTATGAAGACGATGGTTTGGTCGTCATCAACAAGGCGGCTGGGATGGTCGTGCACCCGGCACGTGGCCACTGGTCAGGGACGCTGACGAGCGCGCTCGCGTTTCGGTTTCAATCGCTATCCGACGTGGGTGGTCCCACTCGTCCAGGCATTGTGCATCGTCTGGATCGAGACACCAGCGGCGTGATCGTCGTTGCCAAGAACAACGCGGTGCACCTGAATTTAGCTGCCCAGTGGCACGACCGATTGGTGCAGAAGGAATACACCGCGATCACATCGGGCCGACTCGATCGAGATCGTGACTGGATTCACGCTTCGATCGGACGTCATCCCTACCAGCGCGACAAACAAGCGATCCGTGAAGACCATTCGACCAGCAAGTCCGCGTCGACGTTCTATGAAGTCGTGGAACGCCATGGCCGCGTGACGCGAGTGGACGTGCGGCCCAAGACGGGGCGCACGCACCAAATTCGAGTTCACCTGGCGCACATCGGCTGCCCGATTCTTTGCGATCGACTGTACGGTGGGCACTCCGAGTTGAGCCGTTCGCAGATTCGCCGGATGGCCGGCATGGAAGTCGCAACGCCTGGTGTGCAGCCGACTTCTGAAGACCAGCAGGTTTTGCTGGGGCGTCAAGCCTTGCACGCCAAAGCATTGACCTTCACCAACCCACAAACCGGGAAAGAAATGACGCTGACCGCGCCCATTCCTCCCGACATGCAAGCCGTTCTTGATCTGCTGTCTTCTGACCCTTCTCATTAATTCTTCTCTCTGCAATTTCCTGGAATCTCGTCGCCATGGCTGAGCTCTTTTCGATCTCCGGTTTGTTCACGCTTGGGATGCTGGTGCTGTTGCAGGCGGTGTTGGGGTTCGACAACTTGCTCTACATCTCCATCGAGAGTCAGCGTGTTGCCGAGGACCAGCAGTCCAAGGTCCGAAAGATCGGCATCGGATTGGCCGTGATCTTGCGAATCGTACTGCTGTTCGTGGTCGTGAGGTTGATCGCGTTGTTAGAAGAGCCCTTTATTGAGTTCCACAATGGCTACATCGACGCTGCCATCTCCGGGCACAGTTTGATTGTTCTGTTCGGTGGTGCGTTCATTCTCTGGACCGCTCTCAAGGAAATCTATCACTTGCTCGCTGAACCCGAACTCGGGCATTCCGAAGACTCAGCGAAGGCCAGTTTTGGCAAAACGATTGGATTGATCGTGATGATGAACTTGGTCTTTTCGTTTGATTCGATTCTCAGCGCGATGGCACTGACCAAGAGCTTTGCAATCATGGCGACCGCGATTGTGATCAGCGGAGCAATGATGATTTTCTTGGCTGACCGGGTGGCAGATTTCTTGAAGAAGAACCGCATGTACGAAGTGCTGGGCCTGTTTGTGTTGTTCATCGTCGGGGTGATGTTGGTCAGTGAAGGCGGTCACCTGGCTCACGTCGCGTTGTTTGGTCATGAAGTCCATGCGATGGCGAAGAGCACGTTCTACTTTGTGTTGGCGATTCTGATCGTGGTCGATGTGGTTCAGGGCAAGTACCAGAAGACGTTGCTTGCACGGCAAGAAGCCGCCAAGGCAAATCTCCCAAAGAAAGTCCAAGCCTAGAGGGTTCGTATGTCCGCGTCCCCGCACCGGCGACCTGCTCCCAAGCGACGTCCCGTCACGGATCTGGAACCTGGCAGAGTTCCACCGCCCAAGGCTGTTCGATCGAAGTCGGCTCAGCCCCCGGTCGCTCCTTCCAGGCCGAAAGGGGCGGCGCCCTCCATTGCTGCAGCCCAGTCGTCGGCCTCGGGGAAGCACTCGTCCGAGCCGGTCGTGGATTCAGCGAAGGTTCCACCAGGAGTCGTTCCGCCTCGCGACCGAGACACATTGTTCGCATTGGCAGAGTTTCTGCAGACGCGGCGGCCGGACCCCCAGCGGATTCCCGTCGTCCAGCGTGAGATTCACGCCGAGGTGTTGGGGCTCAGTCGGACGATCGACCGGCCCAATTTCAAACGGGTTGGACGCGATGACTTGGTGCGTTTGATCCATCTGCTCGACGAAGCTTTCTTCGAAGGCCGCGTGTTGCCAGTCGCGAAGGCGGAAGGTTTGGAGTTTGGGTTTTCGTCTCGGATGACCAGTGCCGCCGGCAAACTTGTGACGCACTATCCCGGCGGCAAACGCGATGGTCCGCGGCGTTTTGAGATGATCCTTTCGTCGACGCTTTTGTTTCAGACATTTGAGGATGTGGATCGGCCTGTCACGGTCACGGGGCGCACGTGTCGCGATCGCTTGGAAGCGATGCAGCGAGTCGCGGAACATGAAATGACACACCTGATCGAGATGTTGATCTGGAACGCGGGCAACTGCAATCAAAAGCGTTTTCAGTCGATCGCCCGCAGCTTCTTTGGGCACACGGATTACCAACACAATTTGATCACCCAGCGTGAGCGGGCCGCGACCAAGTTCAACATTCGCGTTGGCGACCAAGTTGCGTTTCGAGAGGGATCGCGGCGAGTGGTCGGGCGAGTCAATCGCATCACACGCCGTGCAACGGTGCTGGTGAAAGACCCGAAAGGGGAGTTGTTCAGCAACGGGGATCGCTATGTTCGTTACTATGTGCCTCTGGAAAAGTTGAGTCTCGTTTCATCGAAGTAGAGGTCCCTGATGCCGTCTGTTCTTGCTGTTGCCGCGCACCCTGATGACATTGAGTTCTTGTTTGCCGGGACGATGCTGTTGCTGGGCCAGCGTGGCTGGGATCTGCACTACATGAATGTGGCCGATGGTTCTCGCGGCAGCACCACGATGGGACGCGAGGAGTGTGCCGCAACTCGCCTGCAAGAGGGCA comes from the Rhodopirellula islandica genome and includes:
- a CDS encoding YfgM family protein yields the protein MNSERRHQLNENELAGVLDKLNHSIEPYSKTIALGVAAFFVAVLGYGVYSSTRSDNRSDATLQLIDASITGDTESLATIAAQYPKTSAAAWARLYQGGQQMGLGFSSLYTSRDEAETLLDDAVDAYKQAMELSNDAMIQSRAHYGLAQIAEARGNVEEAVQEYEAAMAVGESAAMIEEAKTRVASLSSPQAKEFLAWFQEQDFSPAEPSMPPSLPGAGELPDLPDLDLPPLDFPMDDATEADAEVTEEAEATEEPAMTEEVAETEAAAEEEAAEEAASEEAAEPAEEMKEEAAAEEASTEEAAKEEVPAEETVEAETPAEEAAAEKAPAAEEAPAADEPAVSDE
- a CDS encoding response regulator — its product is MNAAQKKRVLIAEDDPVLRHLLQFTLDRAGMDVTAVADGQLAWDMIQSSEKFDALVTDHEMPALSGVELIGRVVETSPISVIVLCTAKGFEIDPDKIVERPGLVSLVSKPFSPRQLVSIIEERLAKNATD
- a CDS encoding TerC family protein: MAELFSISGLFTLGMLVLLQAVLGFDNLLYISIESQRVAEDQQSKVRKIGIGLAVILRIVLLFVVVRLIALLEEPFIEFHNGYIDAAISGHSLIVLFGGAFILWTALKEIYHLLAEPELGHSEDSAKASFGKTIGLIVMMNLVFSFDSILSAMALTKSFAIMATAIVISGAMMIFLADRVADFLKKNRMYEVLGLFVLFIVGVMLVSEGGHLAHVALFGHEVHAMAKSTFYFVLAILIVVDVVQGKYQKTLLARQEAAKANLPKKVQA
- a CDS encoding RluA family pseudouridine synthase; the encoded protein is MREFVVPESAHGFRIDLFLTQSCDGYSRSQIRDAVQNDGAEVDGRVIRPSYKIKAGQTIRFRVPPPASDDTVPENIPLDILYEDDGLVVINKAAGMVVHPARGHWSGTLTSALAFRFQSLSDVGGPTRPGIVHRLDRDTSGVIVVAKNNAVHLNLAAQWHDRLVQKEYTAITSGRLDRDRDWIHASIGRHPYQRDKQAIREDHSTSKSASTFYEVVERHGRVTRVDVRPKTGRTHQIRVHLAHIGCPILCDRLYGGHSELSRSQIRRMAGMEVATPGVQPTSEDQQVLLGRQALHAKALTFTNPQTGKEMTLTAPIPPDMQAVLDLLSSDPSH